Genomic window (Aricia agestis chromosome 7, ilAriAges1.1, whole genome shotgun sequence):
TTTACACATTTCTATAAATGGTCACTAAAAGCATTTATTGATCTAAataacataactgcattcaaaACTTTATTGTAGGatgatctacgaataataaaaactatttattattcgtatgggatgatacacaaaatgcttaacagcgtccaaacaCTCCAAATATCCTACAATATCCAAATACCAGTGCGATGAAACTTAACGTAACCAAAGTATCAAAATTTCTTTCTATTTCACAAAATGATAGTAATTTCAGAGTTGTATTTACCCTCAGAGATTAGAGGTCAGcgatttaaaatataaacacaatAACAGATTAAAGAGGTTCGGGATAGACATTACTGGCCTTATGTGACCGGTACCATGATTCTGCAATCTTAATTCAACATCAACAACAGCTTGGATATTGTTTCGATGCAGATCAGTTCTCGCTCTCACTTAAGACCCGACAGTCCTCAGACAGATTTCTTGACACATGAAAATgctaaaaatacacaaataaaatatatttttaatttcaatagtTTGTCTAAAGACTGTCGTGACCGTCGTCATCCAAAATGAGCACTGGTTCTATCTCTCTAAACCGCGAACTTTCTTAAAACATCAAAATAACGCTATCCGCTTTGTGATTGGTCAAAGCTCCAAAAACAGCCGTAAGGTTTATGACAATATGACTTTGCTGTTCAACAGAATCTGTACTAAATCGAACGTTAATCGAAGCTGTATTAGGTTTTACTAGCAGAATAAGGGCACAAGGCAAGTTGCTAGCTCAGGGATAGGGCTCTCGGGGCGCTTTACGGAGGTACCCTCATATTTTTCGGTCATTAGGCATTGCTTCGTAATCAAAACGGAGACAAAACAACCTTTTGTTAATGAAACGACATGACCCGGCCTCATGCTGAGTTTCATGACGTCGAGGGAATTTTGATTCGGTTCGAGATGGCTACTATTTGCTAAGGCCTTATTACATACGCTTAAGATGCGTTTCTAATTTAGTTAGATCGACCTGCTAGGTCTGACCTTGATGGGCCTAGTTGGATTAAGTTAAGGGGTTTCTTCGTATTATGAAAGAGCTGTTTTTCTATTACCTGTCCAGGTAatttcataagtcataacataattGGCCTAGCCCAGAGGagtagtcaatacgtctggtaCTATGTTTGATTTTCGTCATGATTTCtacctaaaatataattataatcagAATTTGCAATCAATTATCAACAATTTCTGGTGTATCTAACACAATAATTCGCTCGAAAATTGCGACACCAAAGTAAAGTCGTAAATCTCAATCGGGGAGCTAATAAGATGCAAACAAAAAGTGAACTCAGTTAATAATTTACGACGGACAATAAGCCTCAAAATCCCGTGTAATGAATGCTTCGAGTAAGTTTGGTGTTTGCACCTGTACCCCGGTTGGCCCAACTTCATTGTGTATCTATATTTATAACGTAAAGATAAGTCATGTTGGTGCGTTGGTGCTTAGGGGAGTGCCCCATGACATAACTAGATCTGTAGTATTCGTTACGTCGAGACTAAAAGGCGATGCGACATGCTTCATGTTATGTGAAGTGTTTATACTAGGTAGAGTagaaccttttttttaataaactatgCTCGCCAACTTACTACCAATCGAAAGCATCTcattaccaaaaatattttttgcaatttaagTATGGATATCTTAGGCGCAGTCTATAAGGCTGTTAGTAACttaaacagacaaacacacattCACATGAATACTTtcagtatttaaatatatatttctcaaGAGGCTTACCTTTATTTTCGAAACAACCTAACTTACTCAATTAATTCATTGCGCTTTGCTATCTCTGTTTTGAATGACGGCGCTCGGAGAGTCGGCAGCTCCATCTAGTTTGTGTTATGTTATGTGTCTTgcttattttaatagtaaaccgagaatttatttcaaaatttccaGTTTTAagaccataatattaatacatacttaataataagtatCTGGGAGATTTCAAAGTAAAACATTAacataaatgacaaaaaaataaacgGTTTCTCAATGATTAGGTATGACTATATCTTACTTATCCTTGAGCACCTCCTACGCACCTACTTAATTCACGAAattatagtttcggagatagacatgacgaatctataagggttccgttttttgccatttggctacggaaccctaaaaactagatgacgcacaCATTCACAACCATATTCCGCAAAATGCTTCCAAGTCTgtaaaattatctccatactaaatgaaatctaaatcggttcagcctttTAAGTTTGTAGAGGTCACAAATAGATACACTTTCATATTCATAATTTAGTAACGATAAAGCAATTTCTCATTTTCTTCATCTGTCTCTACCCAGATATTGTTGGTAATTCATTATAATGACCTAAAGGGACGCAGGGCAGTGGGCGTTAATTTAATTGCGAATTATAAATCAAGTACATTGGTGTGATAAATTATTCCAGACGTAATATGAGCGCCTGATTCAATTGCCGCCAAAGTGCATTTGACAATTATAGCGTTTCgtcctaattattattatgtcaaagGCAAcgtgataaattattataattaattctaTCTAGTTCTATCTAAATACTGTATTTGCTGACATTGTTTGCTTTCGTTATACTGCTAGTTTAATGTATTGCGATTTTCAGCTTTAAACTTtactttaaagtaaaaaaaaagttattttttttaattgactgGCATCcatacaattttgtttctgtaaTGCCCAATCGTTGACTGGGAGATAATGCCATACGTTGCCATTGAGCCCGCCTTTGTAAGGTTTGACATTGTGCAGTAAGTGTCTCAATAATCAAAAGCATAAAATGatgcttttttatgaaataagggggcaaacgagcaaacgggtcacctgaatatggaaagcaacttccgtcgcccatggacacacgcagcaacagaagagctgcaggtgcgttgtcagccttttaatagggaatagggtaaaaggggagggtagggataggaagggaagggaagggaataggggaggggagggaggGTTTCGCTGTTTGTTacggctgtttcacgccggttttctgtgagaacgtggtatttatccggttgagccggcccattcgtgccgaagcatggctctcccacgtaatgaaatacagaaatgaaaatGACAGATACAATTTGTGGAGCCCCAAAGAAGATGACTCCCACCTTCCAAAGATATACTCTAGAGGCCTGACTAAATTATTCTGGTACAAGAATTTGCGATGAGAAGAATTTTCTTGACATTGGTTCCGAAACACACACTTTGGGAACCGCTAGTAAAACAACCTTGGTATTTCCGTAACTACACGAATTAGCGTACTACTtttaggatcttaaaatattccaCAGGACGCAGCTCATAACATTACACCACTTATTCAATTACTTGAGGATCATTCACGTACGGACGCGCCGTAGACACAGTCCTCAAAATATCTTTAGAGAATCCTTTAGAATTTAACAAAACCATCGACAATCGTACAAAATCTTTCAATAATTCAACAAAAGTCTCAAAAATCGGTTgaaatcttttaaaaatttaacaaaacttaaaaaaaaaacaagccaAAATCTTAAAAACTTGCAAAAGTGTTTTGAAATTGCTCAAAAATCTGATATTTGATAATCTTATTTTTGTCAGTATGGCTCAAGAGGAAAAGAATAGTGTACATCTGGATGAAGTGCTAGCCCAGTTCGGAGCGTACGGTCGCTATCAAATACGGATGATCCTGCTCCTTGGTTTCGCATTCTTCAATAATGGAATACACAGCATCAATTATGTGTTTATAGCTGAAGAAGTGCCGTATAGGTATGTTTTGTTACGTCTTTGATTTTGAGGTggcaattttaatttatttataatattcggTAGATTTTTTATTAGCTTTTGAACATGTTATTGAATATTGTAACTCAATGAAACTTTAAgagttttacttttttaatatttataaataaagcaCCTTGTTAGTTGTAAATTGGGATTTGTGCTTATTTACAATGAATAAATAGTACCCAGTCACGTATTATAATTTTGCGTGGACCGCGCAAGCTGACTAAATCAACGTGCtcgaaaacataataatattatgaatgactATTTTAACTTAATCAAAGGATTCGATGGCTTTAAACTGTTCTTGAATTAAAGTGTCTAACCATAAATAACGTCACACTTTCGAACTGAACACTTACAGATGTAAAATAGAGCAATGCGAGTCGGCGAACAAAGTTTTTAATACTTCGTGGTACAATTTCGCGACACCGAGCGACTATCGAAGTTGTTATAAATACGGGTCGACGGGCGACGAGTGCTCCTCGTCTAGTTTCACGTCTGTAGTCGAACCTTGCTTGGAATGGATCTACAAAAGCGACGACAGTTTCGTGGCTGAGGTAAACTGCAATTATTCTGTACCCAACTTTTCATCGCATTCTTCGGAAGTTGGGGAAGTTTTGAAGCTTCTGTATCAGCGGTATTGTTAACAAGCGTATAACTTTGAAGGTTTTTGAACTCACACGTGGAAGGTGAAATGTTTGATGAATGTTTTTGTATTGgtgaattacttttttttttcagtttggaCTAGCGTGTGAGGATTGGAAACGGACCTTTGTTGGAACTGTCCACAGTATCGGTTTGATGCTCGGTCTCTTCTTACAAGGGCAACTTTCTGATAGGTATGTTGAGATTTGTGTGgcagttaattaatttttgtttctataatttagtttaatcaaacaaaaaactaaaaataaagcaaatcctttaaattGTTCGTTTAATTTCATGCCTATTTCAGACTTGGACGAAGGGCGGCTATCATCATCTTTGGCATTACTTGTGCTGTTTTAGGAGTAGGAAAAAGTTTTGCAAGTTCATACTTATCGTATATTACTCTTGAATTTTTTGAAGCATTTATCGGTGAAAACTATTCCCCAGCATTTATAATGAGTAAGAAATaaaccaatattatatttttctacttACTACACTGTTTATAATGCTAATACtatatttgtattatttattccaGGTATAGAATTAGTTCATAGTGATTTTAGATTGAATCAACAAATTATTTACAGTGTGATATTTGCACTGGGTGGTGTAGTTTTCCCAATAACCGCTTATTACATACCATATTGGAGAACTTTAACACAAGTACTGTATGCACCATCTATAGTATTTATTTTCTACGTCTTCATCATGGACGAAAGCGTGCGATGGTTACTGAGCAAAGGAAAAAAGAAAGAGgccattaaaatattgttaaaaattgcCGAAAAAAATAAAGTGTCAATAAAAGAGGAAATAATCGTTAACATAAAGTGTGAAGAAAACAATACTCGGAGTTCACCCTTGCGGGACACCTTAAGGTCGAAGCTAGTTCTGAAGAGATTTTTAGTATGTTTGGTATGGTGGAGCTCTTGCACGTTTATTTGCTATGGACTTGCCGTAAATGTGGTATCACTAGCCGGGAACAAGTACCTGAATTTTGCTATAATGGCGGTGTCCGATGTTCCCGCATGTATGGTCATGGTCTATACACTCAAAAGATTCAACAGGAAAAAACCTTTGTTGATATCGTTCACGTCCGTAGGATTATTCTGCTTATTACGATCCCTCGTGTCCAAAGGTAAGTTTTTATAGCTCAATCATTGTCCGAAGTATCGAGATTATGAACTTTTGAATAACTGTTTTACGGTAACGTTTAACAATAAACAGGAAATAACGTTTGTTACGCGACCCACATCGCAACTTAAACATATCGACGCCATACAGAGTTGGTTTCATAGACAAGCGAAACATAACTTTATAAATAGTGAATTAAAAACTGCAAGTCAAAGAAAATGTATAATTGAACACGTTCATATACAACGGTTTTATCTCTTCTGATACAGAAACCATCTGAAtattcaattgtttttttttgtttttgcagAGTACGCGTTTATATCAACCAGTTTGTTCTTCCTTGGCAAGTTTCTATCAACGTTTACTTTTGCGACGGTGTATATCTATACATCAGAGCTGTTCCCGACGTACTCTCGCAACTCCATGCTTTCGCTGTGCTCAGCGATTGGACGAATTGGATCTGTGTTGGCGCCTATGACACCATTATtagtgagtttttttttttatgaaataagggggcaaacgagcaaacgggtcacccgatggaaagcaacttccgtcgcccatggacactcgcagcatcagaagagctgcaagtgcgttgccgaccttttaagagggaataggggagggtagggaagggaagggaagggaatagttgagggtaggtaaggga
Coding sequences:
- the LOC121728724 gene encoding organic cation transporter protein-like encodes the protein MAQEEKNSVHLDEVLAQFGAYGRYQIRMILLLGFAFFNNGIHSINYVFIAEEVPYRCKIEQCESANKVFNTSWYNFATPSDYRSCYKYGSTGDECSSSSFTSVVEPCLEWIYKSDDSFVAEFGLACEDWKRTFVGTVHSIGLMLGLFLQGQLSDRLGRRAAIIIFGITCAVLGVGKSFASSYLSYITLEFFEAFIGENYSPAFIMSIELVHSDFRLNQQIIYSVIFALGGVVFPITAYYIPYWRTLTQVLYAPSIVFIFYVFIMDESVRWLLSKGKKKEAIKILLKIAEKNKVSIKEEIIVNIKCEENNTRSSPLRDTLRSKLVLKRFLVCLVWWSSCTFICYGLAVNVVSLAGNKYLNFAIMAVSDVPACMVMVYTLKRFNRKKPLLISFTSVGLFCLLRSLVSKEYAFISTSLFFLGKFLSTFTFATVYIYTSELFPTYSRNSMLSLCSAIGRIGSVLAPMTPLLIQYGESIPTLVIGTVSLLAGSTTLLVPDVANEPLPDNVQQAENLGTVKIHDNMDMG